The genomic segment ACTTAGAAGCCGCTAGAGTGGCCTCGGAAAATGCTAGGGTATCAGCTGAGACCACCCAAAGACAGTTCTTGGAGGTGATGACTAGTGGCAGGATTCCCACcggtccttcttcttcttcgactGCTCCAACTCAAGAATGGAGTTTGGAAaatttcttgcagcatcatcccGCTAAGTTTGATGGCAAATGCTCCCCAGATGAAGCCGATCAGTGGCTTCGTGATATGGAGAGAGTCTACAATGCCAAGAGGTGCCCTGATGAAAACAGGTTGTCCTATACTGAGTATCTATTGACTGGAGAGGCAAGCCACTGGTGGAGCAGTGCACGAATGATCTTGGAGGGAACTAGAACCCCTATCACATGGGACCTATTCAAGAAGAAGTTCTATAGGGAATACTTCCCTGACACTCTTAGATATGCTAAAGAAGTGGAGTTTTTGGAGATAGTGCAGGGAAACATGTCAGTATCTGAGTATACTGACCGCTTCAAACATCTTCTTAGATTTAACACCATGACAGTGGATGAAGAGTGGCAGTGTCACAAGTTTGAAAACGGGTTGCGTGGTGACATCAAGCTCTTGGTGAAAGGTCACCGTCTGA from the Vigna angularis cultivar LongXiaoDou No.4 chromosome 3, ASM1680809v1, whole genome shotgun sequence genome contains:
- the LOC128195870 gene encoding uncharacterized protein LOC128195870 translates to MAPRPPPPPPPQPDQTEMMQMMESLMNSMQQQNHALVQQNTMALQNLEAARVASENARVSAETTQRQFLEVMTSGRIPTGPSSSSTAPTQEWSLENFLQHHPAKFDGKCSPDEADQWLRDMERVYNAKRCPDENRLSYTEYLLTGEASHWWSSARMILEGTRTPITWDLFKKKFYREYFPDTLRYAKEVEFLEIVQGNMSVSEYTDRFKHLLRFNTMTVDEEWQCHKFENGLRGDIKLLVKGHRLREFPALVEMARDMEKTKREAEGYPSRQAQPLRVGDQPCLEAGLVLGRYHTSDLLLLVVLEDLLTLPFSRASPHL